In a single window of the Methylophaga frappieri genome:
- a CDS encoding MDR family oxidoreductase, with product MFNGWLIEKTQDQSQATFSQIDDDALPDGEILVEVDYSTINYKDALAITGAGPVVRSFPMVPGIDFSGRVLESKQANIAVGDAVILNGWGVGESHWGGLAERARVKGDWLTPLPDQISAQQAMAIGTAGFTAMLCIMALEKHGVTPASGDVLVTGATGGVGSIAITILAKLGYDVVALSGRTEEAYEYLTDLGAKRVLPRSTFSVPGKPLQKANWAGVIDVAGSHVLANACASTQYGGVVAACGLAGGMDFPSTVAPFILRGVTLVGIDSVLCPQPLRNQAWQRLARDLDMQKLEMMTKTIRLADVKHHAKALLNNQSQGRLVVKVKE from the coding sequence ATGTTCAATGGCTGGTTAATTGAAAAGACGCAAGATCAGAGTCAGGCAACGTTTAGCCAAATAGATGATGATGCCTTACCCGATGGGGAGATATTAGTTGAAGTCGATTATTCGACGATTAACTATAAGGATGCGCTCGCTATTACAGGTGCTGGCCCCGTAGTTCGATCCTTTCCGATGGTGCCCGGTATCGATTTTTCAGGTCGAGTTCTGGAATCAAAGCAGGCGAATATTGCTGTTGGTGACGCGGTTATATTGAATGGCTGGGGCGTTGGTGAATCACACTGGGGTGGCCTTGCCGAAAGAGCGCGTGTTAAAGGCGATTGGCTGACTCCCCTGCCCGATCAAATTTCTGCGCAACAAGCGATGGCGATTGGTACAGCTGGTTTTACTGCCATGCTATGCATTATGGCGCTTGAAAAACACGGCGTTACCCCCGCCTCTGGTGACGTTCTGGTAACGGGCGCTACAGGTGGCGTTGGCAGTATTGCTATCACGATTCTTGCCAAGCTTGGTTATGATGTGGTCGCCCTGTCAGGCCGAACAGAAGAAGCGTATGAATACTTAACCGACCTTGGGGCAAAACGTGTCTTGCCGCGCTCAACATTTTCTGTGCCGGGTAAGCCCTTACAAAAAGCGAATTGGGCCGGCGTGATTGATGTGGCTGGTTCACATGTTTTAGCCAATGCCTGCGCCTCTACGCAATACGGCGGTGTTGTTGCTGCTTGTGGCCTTGCCGGAGGGATGGATTTTCCATCGACGGTCGCGCCCTTTATTTTACGTGGTGTCACACTTGTTGGCATTGACAGTGTCCTGTGTCCACAACCCTTGAGAAATCAGGCATGGCAACGGTTAGCAAGGGATCTCGATATGCAAAAGCTGGAGATGATGACAAAAACTATCCGCCTGGCTGACGTAAAACACCATGCAAAAGCCTTATTAAATAATCAATCTCAGGGTCGGCTGGTCGTCAAGGTGAAAGAATAA
- a CDS encoding GTP cyclohydrolase II, whose amino-acid sequence MAKIRQSVPLKVGAAQVDAEIISFFGLESGLEHIAIKFVRKSADVTSPIIRIHSECLTGDIFHSSRCDCGEQLEESLSLLDNAGGILLYLRQEGRGIGLYNKLDAYALQDSGLNTYEANVRLGFAEDQRQFSEAAEMLKALDIDRVQLITNNPVKREQLEANGIIVEKTIPTSAHTKPGNLAYLKAKQAQGKHSLNLNEDPETEITHFID is encoded by the coding sequence ATGGCCAAAATTAGACAATCTGTTCCCTTAAAAGTGGGCGCTGCACAAGTTGATGCTGAGATCATTTCTTTTTTTGGTCTTGAGTCAGGTCTTGAACATATTGCAATCAAGTTTGTTCGAAAATCTGCTGATGTAACGTCGCCAATCATTCGAATTCATTCTGAATGCCTGACAGGCGATATTTTCCATTCATCGCGGTGCGATTGTGGCGAACAGTTGGAAGAATCCCTGTCTCTTTTGGATAACGCCGGTGGCATTCTGCTCTATTTACGCCAAGAAGGTCGCGGTATTGGTCTCTACAATAAGCTGGATGCTTACGCGCTACAGGATAGTGGCCTGAATACCTATGAAGCGAATGTACGTTTAGGGTTTGCTGAAGATCAACGTCAGTTTTCAGAAGCAGCCGAGATGCTTAAAGCCCTTGATATTGATCGCGTTCAATTAATCACCAATAACCCGGTAAAACGCGAACAACTTGAAGCAAACGGCATCATCGTTGAAAAAACGATTCCCACTTCAGCACATACCAAACCGGGTAATCTGGCCTATCTCAAAGCAAAACAGGCTCAGGGTAAACACAGCCTGAATCTAAATGAGGATCCAGAAACAGAGATAACGCATTTTATCGATTAA
- the ccoG gene encoding cytochrome c oxidase accessory protein CcoG: MSKPIDIPVRVELYDHLNEWEVNTGEQGKVVPRRMKGRYRTLKNYGMCVWLIYFLMPYLRWDNRQAILFDIPDRQFHIFAATIYPQDIWVLSLTLLFFAILLAAATSIAGRVFCGYFCFQTVWTDVFTFIEGKLEGNTPFKRSQFTAMPWTVMKLTRKVVKHGLWIGISLLTGLTFSAWFTDAYQLWGDVLQLQAATPVWVALAIFTFFTYWFAGFMREQVCFWLCPYARLQGVMYDQDTVLPAYDATRGEPRGKFTRQATDNKGACIDCKLCVAVCPTGIDIRKGQQEGCITCGLCIDACDSIMDKINQPRGLIRYASYKELHQGKKTISLFKRPRALVYGFILLLSVSGVIYGFSSFSPTEFTVTQQRKPLYIRMSNGDIQNKYTLKLLNKTDAVLEIQYHVSGLEEATVIGLDKTFKVEPGRVIPITAFVRLPVYMQDESNLHKIEFVATAVNNPEITDTYESVFITPP; encoded by the coding sequence ATGTCTAAACCAATTGATATTCCGGTCAGAGTTGAACTCTATGACCACTTGAATGAATGGGAAGTCAATACAGGTGAACAAGGAAAAGTTGTCCCCCGGCGGATGAAAGGTCGGTATCGCACGCTGAAAAATTACGGCATGTGTGTGTGGTTAATCTATTTTTTAATGCCCTATTTGCGTTGGGATAATCGACAGGCCATTTTGTTTGATATTCCTGACCGGCAATTTCATATCTTTGCCGCCACTATTTACCCACAGGACATCTGGGTGTTGTCTTTAACGCTGTTGTTTTTTGCTATCTTACTCGCCGCAGCGACCAGTATCGCCGGCAGGGTGTTTTGTGGTTACTTTTGCTTTCAAACCGTCTGGACAGATGTGTTTACTTTTATCGAAGGAAAACTTGAGGGCAATACACCATTTAAACGCAGCCAGTTCACCGCGATGCCTTGGACAGTAATGAAACTGACCAGAAAAGTGGTCAAGCATGGTTTATGGATTGGTATTTCATTGCTAACGGGGCTGACGTTCTCCGCCTGGTTTACCGATGCCTACCAATTATGGGGGGATGTCTTGCAATTACAAGCGGCCACACCAGTCTGGGTGGCTTTAGCAATATTTACCTTCTTTACCTATTGGTTTGCGGGGTTCATGCGTGAGCAAGTGTGTTTTTGGCTTTGTCCCTATGCCCGATTACAAGGTGTCATGTATGACCAGGACACGGTATTACCAGCATATGACGCAACTCGGGGGGAGCCGCGTGGCAAGTTTACCCGTCAAGCTACTGATAATAAAGGCGCTTGTATTGATTGTAAGCTTTGCGTTGCAGTTTGCCCGACGGGAATTGATATTCGTAAAGGACAGCAGGAGGGGTGTATAACCTGTGGGCTATGCATTGATGCTTGCGATAGCATTATGGACAAAATTAATCAGCCGCGTGGTTTGATCCGCTATGCTTCTTATAAAGAGCTGCATCAAGGCAAAAAAACTATCTCGCTGTTCAAACGTCCGCGTGCATTGGTTTATGGATTTATCCTGTTGTTATCGGTATCTGGCGTAATTTATGGCTTTAGCAGTTTTTCTCCAACCGAGTTTACCGTCACGCAACAAAGAAAACCGCTCTATATTCGTATGAGTAATGGCGATATTCAAAACAAATACACATTGAAACTGTTGAATAAAACAGATGCTGTTTTGGAAATTCAATATCACGTTTCGGGTTTAGAAGAGGCCACGGTGATTGGTTTAGATAAAACCTTCAAAGTTGAACCGGGTAGGGTCATTCCGATTACTGCATTTGTCCGTTTGCCGGTGTACATGCAAGACGAGTCGAATCTGCATAAAATTGAGTTTGTGGCGACGGCAGTAAATAACCCTGAGATAACAGATACTTATGAGAGTGTTTTTATCACGCCGCCATGA
- a CDS encoding PLP-dependent aminotransferase family protein translates to MSIWQPRINAQARVKYVGIVEALESDIKNRQVKPGDRLPTQRQIANVLGVDLTTVTRAMKEAASKGLVEAQIGNGTFIAQTAYNQYNVLHLTEGKHLDLSMNNPPNPVNLKLELEIAEALTQLSETGEQPLNHLSYQETAGHPDDREAGRVWLFDKLGQEKADAILVTSGAHNAIYSILSYLKRSGIKSIAAPELCYPGLRAIADQLQLEVYSVAMDGEGVIPEALEKVIKYYRVGAFYVTPNFDNPTSTTLPSERRIKIADIAQKYQIQLIEDDPYYVFLDTPLPALYTLVPPQTWHIATVSKCLSPALRVAFVVTPNVTEALALAEETRVNNIMSPPLMSAVVARWIQTGRILPLIEAIKSENSQRQALASSIFNLTTKNASAAPHMWLPLPRGMTALNFSEQAGRLGVSVVPSTAFVSTRSQRQGVRISLGGARDYTSLEQGLQLLSNLYLNRENRSKSII, encoded by the coding sequence ATGAGCATATGGCAACCGCGAATCAACGCTCAGGCTCGGGTCAAATATGTCGGCATTGTTGAAGCGCTGGAATCAGATATCAAAAATCGTCAGGTTAAACCTGGAGATCGATTGCCGACACAGCGTCAGATAGCCAATGTGCTCGGTGTAGATTTGACAACCGTTACTCGGGCGATGAAAGAGGCGGCCAGTAAAGGGCTCGTGGAAGCACAGATTGGCAATGGTACCTTTATTGCGCAAACGGCTTACAATCAATACAACGTCCTACACCTGACTGAAGGCAAGCATCTGGACTTGTCCATGAATAACCCGCCAAATCCAGTAAATCTCAAACTAGAACTTGAAATTGCTGAGGCCTTAACACAACTTAGTGAAACAGGTGAACAACCTCTCAACCACCTCAGTTATCAGGAAACAGCAGGCCACCCGGATGACCGAGAAGCCGGTCGTGTTTGGTTATTCGACAAGCTCGGGCAGGAGAAAGCCGATGCCATTTTGGTCACAAGTGGCGCGCATAATGCGATTTATTCCATTCTCAGTTATTTAAAGCGCTCGGGAATTAAATCAATAGCCGCGCCAGAACTTTGTTATCCGGGGCTGCGCGCAATTGCTGATCAGCTACAACTGGAAGTTTACAGTGTGGCAATGGATGGTGAGGGCGTGATTCCTGAGGCTTTGGAAAAAGTAATTAAGTATTATCGGGTTGGTGCGTTTTACGTTACGCCAAATTTTGATAATCCAACGTCAACAACACTGCCATCCGAGCGTCGAATCAAGATTGCGGATATTGCTCAAAAGTACCAGATTCAACTGATAGAAGATGATCCCTATTATGTTTTTCTGGATACACCTCTGCCAGCACTTTATACATTGGTGCCGCCGCAGACCTGGCATATCGCGACAGTATCCAAGTGTTTATCGCCAGCCTTACGTGTCGCTTTTGTTGTAACGCCAAACGTGACAGAAGCATTGGCGTTAGCTGAAGAAACTCGCGTTAACAATATTATGTCTCCGCCGTTAATGAGTGCCGTTGTTGCCAGATGGATCCAAACGGGACGGATATTGCCGCTAATAGAAGCAATCAAATCGGAAAATAGTCAGCGGCAAGCATTAGCGTCATCAATATTCAACCTGACAACCAAAAATGCCTCTGCTGCGCCACATATGTGGTTGCCATTGCCGCGTGGTATGACAGCGTTAAATTTTTCAGAGCAGGCAGGAAGACTTGGTGTTTCTGTCGTGCCATCAACAGCGTTTGTCAGCACCCGAAGCCAACGTCAAGGGGTGAGAATTTCATTAGGTGGTGCGCGAGATTACACCTCACTTGAACAAGGTTTGCAGTTGCTATCAAATCTATACCTGAACAGAGAAAACAGGTCTAAGTCAATAATATAA
- a CDS encoding YbfB/YjiJ family MFS transporter: protein MMSKNETLQQRKKVIAGGICSLILSVGIARFAYTPFLPLMIDEAGLSNAMGGWLATVNYLGYLFGVILISLMQELQSKYTFYRLNLLIAVISTSLMGITSDLMLWSLSRFIAGVSSTAGIILAAGFVMNWLKVHGFKPQLGMHFSGLGLGIAIPGILIVFINTDFSWAMQWQIMAMFGLIFLIPAWVWMPRPQKISSDNVVSAPRVNKSWLRLMMLAYFCAGVGYVISATFIVAILESMPALIGRGNLIWVILGITAIPSCLFWDKVAKQTNEKTALIASFATLLIAILIPAQFQSLQANIVGAMLFGLTFAGIVSLMLMYIGNQFPANPAKAMAKLTISYGVAQISAPAIAGYMAMHTGSYVSALWMAAVCMLVGIICLVNIK, encoded by the coding sequence ATGATGAGTAAAAATGAAACCCTGCAGCAGCGTAAAAAGGTTATCGCAGGCGGTATCTGCTCATTAATCTTATCAGTGGGCATTGCGCGTTTTGCTTATACGCCATTTCTCCCTTTGATGATTGATGAGGCTGGTTTATCTAATGCAATGGGAGGGTGGCTGGCAACGGTAAACTATCTTGGTTACTTATTTGGCGTCATTTTGATCTCGCTAATGCAAGAGTTGCAAAGTAAATACACGTTTTATCGACTGAATTTACTGATTGCCGTGATTAGCACCAGCCTGATGGGGATCACAAGTGATCTCATGCTATGGAGTCTTTCTCGTTTTATTGCCGGGGTGTCGAGCACCGCAGGGATTATATTGGCCGCTGGGTTTGTGATGAACTGGCTTAAAGTGCATGGTTTTAAACCCCAGTTAGGCATGCACTTTTCTGGTCTTGGTTTAGGCATTGCCATCCCTGGCATATTGATTGTTTTCATCAACACCGATTTTAGCTGGGCGATGCAATGGCAAATCATGGCAATGTTTGGCCTGATTTTTCTTATACCGGCTTGGGTCTGGATGCCGAGGCCGCAGAAAATCAGTAGTGATAACGTGGTTTCAGCGCCAAGGGTTAATAAATCATGGCTTAGATTGATGATGCTGGCTTATTTCTGTGCTGGGGTCGGTTATGTGATTAGTGCCACCTTTATTGTGGCCATTCTTGAATCCATGCCGGCACTCATCGGGCGGGGCAACTTAATTTGGGTGATCCTGGGTATCACGGCGATTCCATCGTGCCTGTTCTGGGATAAAGTTGCCAAGCAGACAAATGAAAAAACCGCGCTCATCGCTTCCTTTGCCACATTGCTGATTGCCATTCTCATTCCCGCTCAGTTTCAGAGCTTACAAGCGAATATTGTGGGCGCAATGTTGTTTGGTTTAACCTTTGCCGGTATTGTCAGTTTGATGTTGATGTACATTGGTAATCAATTTCCGGCCAATCCAGCGAAAGCTATGGCAAAACTAACCATTAGTTATGGCGTAGCACAAATCAGCGCGCCTGCCATCGCAGGCTACATGGCAATGCACACCGGTTCTTATGTCAGTGCCTTATGGATGGCGGCGGTTTGCATGCTGGTCGGGATTATCTGTTTAGTAAACATCAAATGA
- a CDS encoding type I restriction-modification system subunit M: MVTGELKSQVDKIWETFWTGGISNPLTVIEQFTYLLFLRRLDETQLLEEKKANMTGGQLKNPLYQKQHQGFRWHSFRELDPQSMFALFTQPQEEADNLTVFEHMKQVGNQAGVFAQYMKGATFMIPTPKLLDQVVQMIDKIQMDNRDTKGDLYEYLLSKIATAGTNGQFRTPRHIIKMMVEMMEPNREDTICDPACGTAGFLVASGEYIYDHHPDWLHDQTFREHFNSEMFTGIEFDSTMLRIAAMNLQLHAVDKPNLIGLDALGESNASSREQFSLILANPPFKGSLDYDGVEKTLLKTVKTKKTELLFIALILRMLKVGGRSAVIIPDGVLFGSSNAHKQLRQTLVEKQRLEAVISMPSGVFKPYAGVSTAVVIFTKTNNGGTDNVWFYDMQADGYSLDDKRGPVKHNDIPDIIQRFKLRDKETERKRTEQSFMVPFEEIKQNDWDLSINRYKEVEYEQVEYDPPTKIIAEIEELDKERGQALKLLKELLG; this comes from the coding sequence ATGGTCACCGGTGAACTGAAAAGCCAAGTCGATAAAATATGGGAAACCTTCTGGACAGGGGGCATCAGTAATCCGCTGACTGTTATCGAACAGTTCACCTATCTGCTGTTTCTACGCCGTCTGGATGAAACCCAGTTGCTGGAAGAAAAAAAAGCCAATATGACAGGCGGGCAGCTTAAAAACCCGCTCTATCAAAAACAGCATCAAGGCTTCCGCTGGCATAGTTTCCGGGAACTCGATCCGCAATCGATGTTTGCCTTGTTCACGCAGCCACAGGAAGAGGCCGACAACCTCACCGTGTTTGAGCATATGAAACAGGTGGGCAATCAGGCCGGGGTATTCGCGCAGTACATGAAAGGCGCAACCTTTATGATCCCGACGCCCAAGCTGCTGGATCAGGTCGTGCAGATGATCGACAAAATCCAGATGGACAATCGCGATACCAAAGGCGATTTATACGAATACCTGCTCTCAAAAATCGCCACCGCTGGCACCAACGGCCAGTTCCGTACCCCGCGTCATATCATCAAAATGATGGTGGAAATGATGGAGCCCAATCGCGAAGACACAATCTGTGACCCAGCCTGTGGCACCGCCGGATTTCTGGTGGCGTCAGGTGAATATATTTACGATCACCATCCCGACTGGCTGCATGATCAGACTTTCCGTGAACACTTCAACAGCGAGATGTTTACCGGCATTGAGTTTGATAGCACCATGCTGCGCATTGCCGCGATGAACCTGCAATTGCATGCCGTCGATAAACCCAATCTGATTGGTCTCGATGCGCTGGGCGAAAGCAATGCCAGCAGCCGTGAACAATTCAGTCTGATTCTGGCTAATCCCCCGTTCAAAGGTTCACTGGATTACGACGGCGTTGAGAAAACATTACTTAAAACCGTCAAAACCAAAAAGACCGAACTGCTGTTTATCGCCCTGATCTTACGCATGCTCAAAGTCGGTGGCCGCAGTGCGGTGATTATTCCCGATGGCGTGTTATTCGGCTCATCCAATGCCCATAAACAACTGCGGCAAACCCTGGTGGAAAAACAACGCCTGGAAGCGGTGATCTCGATGCCCAGTGGTGTGTTTAAACCCTATGCCGGGGTCAGCACGGCAGTGGTGATTTTCACCAAAACCAATAACGGCGGCACCGATAATGTCTGGTTTTACGATATGCAGGCCGATGGTTATTCACTTGACGATAAACGCGGCCCGGTTAAACACAACGATATTCCCGATATCATCCAGCGCTTTAAACTGCGTGATAAAGAAACAGAGCGAAAACGCACCGAACAAAGCTTTATGGTGCCGTTTGAAGAAATCAAACAAAACGACTGGGATTTAAGCATTAACCGCTATAAAGAAGTGGAATATGAGCAGGTGGAATATGACCCA